The DNA window AGAGTAATTTTCCCCTGAAAGACTGATAATAATTCCAGCAGTAGATACAAGATCTGTATCGATTTCATTGACAAAAGCACCTTTTGGTAACTTCGATTCTGCATCTGCTACTGCATTTCTTACATCTTGCATAGCCTTATCATAATCTGTATCTGCTGTAAACATAGGTACAGTAATGGATAACCCTTGATTGGATATACCTTGGATCTCATCTATTCCATCTAGCTCTGCTAATTCATCTTCTATTTTACTAGTTACCAAATCCTTTACATCTTTAGGAGATGCCCCTGGATAAGGTGTAATAATCATAGCTGCTGGAAAGGATACATCTGGACTTTCTTGTCTTGGCAATACATAATAGGCATATACCCCTAAAAACGCAATGATCACTGCTAAGAACAGGGTTACTTTTCTTTCTTTTATAAGCTGCTTGATTAATTTATTCAATGATAAAACCCCCTATTCTACAATATTCACCTTTGAACCATCATTTAAATTTTTCATACCACTTATAGCCAATAATTCTTCAGGCTTTACACCTTTTACCATTACTTTATTTTCATAATTTTTAAGAAGGGTGATAGTTCTTTTAAAAGCTCTATCTTCTTTTACTATGTATACATAATCTTCTCCATTTGAAAATATAGACTGCATAGGAATCCATACTCCCTTTTCTTCTCCTACATGAAAGGATACTTTCGCAATAGACCCTAGCCTATAATTCTTATCCTCTACACGTACTTCTGCATTGTAGGTTCTCGTTGCTTGATCTGGTGCTTCGTCAATACTTGTAATAACACCATTGGCTATTTCTCCATCTATATCAACAATAGCTTTTATTCCCTCTTGAATCTTATTTAAATCCTTCTGGGCAATCCCAACATTGATGATTTGATCGATACTTCTTACTTGAAGGATTGTTACATAAGACATCGTAGGATTTGCAATTCTCTCTCCTTCTTCATGAGGTATCTCTACAACAATGCCATCTTCTTTGGCATAAATACTAGATTCCTCAAGAGCGATAAGAATATTTTCATAATTAACCTGTGTAGCTTCATATTGTGATTTTGCTTGATTATAGGTGGCTACAGAAGTATCTCTTTGTAATTTTATTTGATCATATTGTGATTTAGATATGCTCCCTGCTTCATATAATTTTTCCATTTTGTTTAATTGATCTTCATTATAGTTCATCGTATCTTCAGCTTTTTTTATATTTTCTTCAGTTGATGCTAAGTTTGCTTTTGCAGCAGCTAATTGTAAGTTAATATCTTCTTTATCTAATGCTGCTAATATATCTCCTTTTTTTACTTGATCTCCTTTTTTTACATAAACCTTTTCAAGCTTTCCACCTGTTTTAAAGCTATAATCCATTATACTTTTAGAATCTACTGTTCCAATATAATTAAGGGATACAGCATTTTTTGTTTCTTCAATTTTTTGTACTTTTACAGCTCTTACTTTTTCTTCTGGTTTCATTTCTTCTGCCTGTGCACAGCCTACTAATAACAGCATAATGCTCATCATAAAAATTGCTACAATCTTTTTCATGGTCTTTTCATCCTTTCTTTATAATTATATTGTTGAAAAATAGTATTTTTCGCCTATAATGAATGAATGTTTATTCATTAATAAAGTAAAAAAAATTATTTTAATGCATTCATGCAAATTTGTGCTACTTTCTTTGCTAATTCTTCAGTCAATAATTCTTCATAATTCTTTTTTCTTATTATTTCTGCTAAATACATAAAGGGAATAGTAAAAACTACTACAGCTACATCTTCTTCTGTAGTTTTAGAATTTAATTCTTTTGTTTTTAATCCTACTTGTCTAATTTTTTGTACGATTTCAAGTCGTTCGCAATCTTTCTTTTTAAATTTTTCATCAAAGTCCATCTCAAAAATAAGGGTAATAATAAATTGAGCAATCAATAAATCTTCCTTTGCTAACTGAAATAGCTTTACTACCATGTCTTCAATCATTTCATACAAGCTTTTATTCTGGCTAAAGTTCTCCATAAACCCCTCTTTTAGCTCTTTTAAACGTGTATCTACTAAATCTTCTATTAACTCTTCCTTACTACTATAATGTCTATATAAATACCCTGCTGAAACTCCTGCTCTTTTGGCAATATTTGCAATAGACGCCCCTCTATATCCATATTCGATAGTCATTTCTATTGCAGCCTTTTTAACTTTTTCTATTTTATTTGGATCTGTCTTTCGTGCCATTCATATCATCCTTTAATGAATAATTGTTCATTTATAATAATAAACTCTTTTCCTATAGAAATCAACTGTTTTTTATAAAATTTTAAAATACTGAAGTTTTTCGTACTTCAGCATTTCATTAAAAACTATCTACTTTTTAATACTCTTTTTTCAAGAGATAATTTAATTTGTTCATATAATTCTTCTGGTGTATCCCCTTGTACCATTTCATCATCTATAAAAACATATGGTCCAACACTACAATCTTCAC is part of the Crassaminicella profunda genome and encodes:
- a CDS encoding efflux RND transporter periplasmic adaptor subunit, giving the protein MKKIVAIFMMSIMLLLVGCAQAEEMKPEEKVRAVKVQKIEETKNAVSLNYIGTVDSKSIMDYSFKTGGKLEKVYVKKGDQVKKGDILAALDKEDINLQLAAAKANLASTEENIKKAEDTMNYNEDQLNKMEKLYEAGSISKSQYDQIKLQRDTSVATYNQAKSQYEATQVNYENILIALEESSIYAKEDGIVVEIPHEEGERIANPTMSYVTILQVRSIDQIINVGIAQKDLNKIQEGIKAIVDIDGEIANGVITSIDEAPDQATRTYNAEVRVEDKNYRLGSIAKVSFHVGEEKGVWIPMQSIFSNGEDYVYIVKEDRAFKRTITLLKNYENKVMVKGVKPEELLAISGMKNLNDGSKVNIVE
- a CDS encoding TetR/AcrR family transcriptional regulator, with product MARKTDPNKIEKVKKAAIEMTIEYGYRGASIANIAKRAGVSAGYLYRHYSSKEELIEDLVDTRLKELKEGFMENFSQNKSLYEMIEDMVVKLFQLAKEDLLIAQFIITLIFEMDFDEKFKKKDCERLEIVQKIRQVGLKTKELNSKTTEEDVAVVVFTIPFMYLAEIIRKKNYEELLTEELAKKVAQICMNALK
- a CDS encoding DUF1450 domain-containing protein, translated to MIKINVCENNYGYGTDEVIDTIQTEYPEVDVEVAPCLGHCEDCSVGPYVFIDDEMVQGDTPEELYEQIKLSLEKRVLKSR